Within Roseisolibacter agri, the genomic segment CGGCGTCCTGGACGACCTCAAGTTCATCACCCGCTACGACATCTTCCCCGTCGTCGCGGGCGAGTTCACGCTGCGGGCGCTGGTCGAGAAGCACTACGAGAGCGGCGACCAGCAGATGCAGTCGCTGCTGGCCGAGATCAGCGGCGACGACGGCGACGTCGAGATCATCGAGAGCCAGGAGGACGAGGGCGGGAACGGGATGGCCGGGGTGGACGAGGCGCCGGTGGTGCGACTCGTCAACGCCATCCTCACCGAGGCCGTGAAGCGCGGCGCCAGCGACATCCACGTCGAGTGCTTCGAGCACGAGCTGCGGGTGCGCTTCCGCATCGACGGCGCGCTGCAGGAGGTGATGAAGCCGCCGATGAAGCTGAAGCCGGCGCTCATCAGCCGCCTCAAGATCATGTCGTCGCTCAACATCGCCGAGCGGCGCGTGCCGCAGGACGGGCGCCTCAAGATCAAGGTCGGCAAGCGCGTCATCGACTTCCGCGTCAGCACCCTCCCGACGCTGTTCGGCGAGAAGATCGTGCTCCGCATCCTCGACAAGGGGAACCTGACGCTCGACCTGGAGACGTTCGGCATCGAGCCGGCGGCCGAGGTGGCGCTGATGGAGGCGATCTCGAACCCGTACGGGATGGTGCTGGTCACCGGCCCCACCGGCTCGGGCAAGACGACGACGCTCTACAGCTGCCTGTCGAAGATCAACGTCGGGGACACGAACATCATGACCGCCGAGGATCCCGTCGAGTACAACCTCTTCGGGATCAACCAGGTGCAGGTGCGCCCCGAAGTCGGGCTGACGTTCGCGGCGGCGCTGAAGGCGTTCCTGCGCCAGGACCCGAACGTCATCATGGTCGGCGAGATCCGCGACCTGGAGACGGGCGGCATCGCCATCAAGGCCGCGCTCACGGGCCACCTCGTGCTCTCGACGCTGCACACGAACAGCGCGCCGGAGACCGTGACCCGTCTGCTGGACATGGGGCTGGAGGCGTTCAACGTCGCCAGCGCCGTGAACCTCGTGCTGGCGCAGCGGCTCGTGCGCCGCATCTGCCCCAAGTGCAAGGTGCGCCGCCCGGTCGATCCGCAGGAGCTGGCGGCCGCCAAGGCGACGCCGAAGACGACGCTCCGCGAGCTGCGCTTCACGCAGGCGGCGCTCGACAACGCCAAGGCGCGCGCGACCCCGGAGGCCGCGCCGCTGCTGACGAACATCACGCTCGACAGCACCGTCTCCGACCTGCCCTGGTGGAAGGGCAACGGCTGCGACCACTGCGGCGGCACGGGCCTGAAGGGCCGCCAGGGCCTCTACGAGGTGATGGCGATGACCGGCCCGCTGCGGAAGCAGGTGCTCAAGTCCGCCGACGCCGCCGCGCTGCGCGACCTGGCGATCGCGGAGGGGATGCTGACGCTGCGCATGGACGGGTGGCTGAAGGTCATCAAGGGGGTCACGACCCTGGAGCAGGTCATCCGGGAGACGAGCGCATGAGCGGCGGCCACCCGAGCGCCGAGCGCCGAGCGCCGAGCGGCGACCGTCCCCGCCTGGCGGGCCGCATCACCAATTCCGTACACGAATCGGCGCTCGGCGCTCAGCGCTCGGCGCTCACTCCGCTGCCACACCGATGACCGCTCCCGCCGCCACCCCGCCCGCCGCCGCGCAGGCGTCCGTCCTCCAGCTCAACCTCCGCGCGCTCCTCGAGGAGATGGTGAGCCGGGGCGCGAGCGACCTGCACATCACCGCCGGCGAGCGGCCCAAGCTGCGCATCGACGGCGAGATCGTGAACGCGATGTACGAGAGCACGCTCTCGCCGCGCGACACGATGACGCTCGCCTACTCGGTCCTCACCGACAACCAGAAGAAGCGGTTCGAGATGGAGGACGAGCTGGACTTCTCGTTCGGCATCCAGAACCTCGCCCGCTTCCGCGGCAACGCGTTCAAGCAGCGCGGCTGCGTGTCGCTGGCGGTGCGCCAGATCCCGTTCACGATCAAGCCGCTGGGCGACCTGGGGCTGCCGTGGCCGGTGGCGAACTTCGCCGACAAGCCGCGCGGGCTGATCCTCGTCACGGGGCCGACCGGCTCGGGCAAGAGCACGACGCTGGCGGCGCTGCTGGACAAGATCAACAAGGAGCGGCGGGGCCACATCATCACGGTGGAGGACCCGATCGAGTTCGTGCACCGCCACCAGAACTGCATCGTCAACCAGCGCGAGGTGGGGACGGACACGAAGTCGTTCAGCTCCGCGCTCAAGTACGCGCTGCGCGAGGACCCGGACGTCATCCTGATCGGCGAGATGCGCGACCTGGAGACGATCCAGGCCGCGCTGACGATCGCGGAGACGGGCCACCTGGCGTTCGCGACGCTGCACACGAACAGCGCGGCGGAGGCGATCAACCGCATCATCGACGTCTTCCCGAGCCACCAGCAGTCGCAGGTGCGCGCGCAGCTGTCGTTCGTGCTGGAGGGGATCGTCACCCAGACGCTGATCCCGAAGGCGACGGGGCGGGGGCGCGTGCTGGCGGCGGAGGTGCTGGTGGTGACGCCGGCGATCCGCGCGCTGATCCGCGACGACAAGGTGCACCAGATCTACAGCCTGATGCAGGGCGGCAAGAAGTTCGGGATGCAGACGCTGAACGACGCGCTGTACCAGCTCTACCTGAACAAGCAGGTGACCGCGGACGAGGCGGTGCGCGTGACGAGCCACCCGAACGAGTTCCTGCAGATGATCGGGCGCCCGCAGCTGGACGAGGCGCCGACGGGGCCGACGTCGAAGCAGTCGATGCCGCCGTCCATGCAGAAGCGCTGACCCGGAGTCGAATACGATGCCCACGTTCGCCTACACCGCCCGCGCCCTCAACGGCGACCTCCGCTCGGCGACGCTCGACGCGCCGTCGCGCGACGACGCCGTCCTGATGCTCAAGCGCATGCGCCTCTCCGTCCTCAAGATGGACGAGGCGTCGAAGAAGCCGAAGGGCGGCAGCAAGGTGCCGATGCGCGACATCGTCATCTTCACGCGGCAGTTCTCGACGATGATCAACGCCGGCCTCCCGCTGGTCCAGGCGCTCGACATCCTGGCCAAGCAGAGCGAGCACAAGGGGCTGCAGCAGATCACGAAGGCCGTCGTCTTCGAGGTCGAGAGCGGTGCCACCGTGGCCGACGCGATGCGCAACCACCCGAAGGGGTTCTCGGACCTCTACACCAACATGGTGGCGGCCGGCGAGGCGGGCGGTATCCTCGACACGATCCTGATGCGCCTGGCGACCTTCCTCGAGAAGAACGACCGCCTGGTGCGCAAGGTGAAGGGCGCGATGGTCTACCCGGCGGTGATCATGAGCGTCGCCGCCCTCGCGATCGTGATCCTGCTCTGGAAGGTCATCCCGGTGTTCAAGGACATGTTCGCGTCCGTGAACATGGAGCTACCGCTGCCGACGCGGATCGTCATCGGCGCCTCGGCCTTCCTCAACGACTATTGGTGGGCGATCGGCATCGGCGCTTTCGGCCTCGGCGTCCTGATCCAGCGCGTCTACGCGACGCCCGAGGGCAAGCTCGGGATCGACAAGCTGATGCTGAAGATGCCCGTGCTCGGCGACGTGCTGCGCAAGGCGTCGGTGTCGCGGTTCACGCGCACGCTGGGCACGCTGATCTCGTCGGGCGTGCCGATCCTGGACGGGCTGGAGATCACGGCGCGCACCGCGGGCAACCGCGTGGTGCAGGACGCGATCATGGCGTCGCGCGCGTCGATCGCCGGCGGTGACACCATCGCCGCGCCGCTGGCCAAGTCGAACGTCTTCCCGCCCATGGTCATCTCGATGATCGCCGTCGGCGAGCAGACGGGCGGCCTGGACGAGATGCTGACGAAGATCGCGGACTTCTACGACGACGAGGTGGACGCGGCGGTGAGCGCGCTGCTCTCGCTGCTGGAGCCGATCATGATCGTGGTGCTCGGCGTCGTGGTGGGCGGGATGATCGTCGCGATGTACCTGCCGATCTTCGACATGGTGAACGCGGTCGGGTGAGGCTCGGCCGCCGCGGCTGTGGGTGTGCTCAGTCTGTCGCAATTCCGGTCGACAGTCCGTCGTAATCGGTTGCTCAATCCGTCGTAAATGAGGCGGTGGGGTGGCGGCGCCTTGCCCCAGAGGTTGCTCCAAACCCTGTGAACGTCCGTGCGGCCCAGCCCCAAACACGGGGCTGGGCCGCACGCCATTCGGAGGTCCTTCGTGGGGGCCGGGGCTTGGGGCAAGCACCGGCGGGTAAGCAGGTAGGGATGTCTGAGCTCTTGGGACGGGGCGCGCACGTCCGACCGCTCCTTGAGAGGGGGGCGAGACCAGTGTCGGTACGCCGGGCTACTCTGAGAAGCCACGAGCTGCCTCGGAACTCGCCCTTTCGTCCGGGCGAGCGCAGCCACACGTTTAGACCGTCAGGTTGAGCCCGGCGGCGCCGTCGGACTCCCGAAGCTGCTGCTCCCCGCCTTCCCCGTCCCTGTAGGCCAGCCGGGCTATCCCCCGACGGTATCGCGAGTGGCGATGTGAGCGGCGCCCTGGGTCTGCGGGCGCTTGCCCTGAGTCACAGGGCCGCCCCGCGCTCAATGCAACCGCATCGGACACGGTCGCGCCGGCGCTGAGCCGGACCACCCCGACCTGGACCGAGCCACTTCCTCCGCTGGTTTCCCCTCGCCGTTCCGCATGCTGCTCGAAGAGATTCACCGTGGGTTGAACCTGACCGGCGTCGAAGCTGACCAGGTGGTGCGCGTCATCGCCACTGTCCCCGTCGGCGACGGCGCCGTCCAACTGGTCTACGGACTGTCCGACGGTACCATGCGCGAGCGCCTGCTCCACGCGAGCGACGCCGCGCACCTGGCGCTCGCGACGGCCGAGCGCCCGTGGGCCTTCGACGGCGACGCCGCGGCCTTCCAGCTCGCGTGCGAGGCGAAGCGGATCGACCTCGCGTTCCTATTCGACCCGATGATGGCGGTGCACAGCTCCAACGTGGAGCCGCTCCCGCACCAGATCACCGCGGTCTACGAGAGCATGCTCCCCCGCCAGCCGCTCCGCTACGTGCTGGCCGACGACCCGGGCGCGGGCAAGACGATCATGGCGGGGCTCTACATTCGCGAGCTGCTGATGCGCGCCGACGCCAAGCGTATCCTCATCGTCGCGCCTGGGAGCCTCGTCGAGCAGTGGCGCGACGAGCTGTACGAGAAGTTCGACCTTGGCTTCCAGGTCTACTCCTCGGCGCTCGACTTCGCGTCGCCGAGCGGCAACGCGTTCGCTGACCACCACCAGCTCGTGGTGCGGCTCGACCAGCTCTCGCGCAACGAGGAGCTTCAGGACAAGCTCTGCGAGGCCGGCTGGGACCTCGTGGTGTTCGACGAGGCGCACAAGCTCGCGGCCCACTACTTCGGCTCCAAACTGGAGAAGACGGCGCGCTTCCGCTTCGCCGAGAAGATCGGCGCGCACACGCGCCACCTGCTGCTGATGACGGCCACGCCGCACAACGGCAAGGAGGCCGACTTCCAGCTCTTCCTGTCGCTGCTCGACAGCGACCGGTTCTACGGCAAGTTCCGCGACGGCGTGCACAAGGTGGACGCCTCGGACCTGATGCGCCGGATGATCAAGGAGGAGCTGGTCAAGTTCGACGGCACGCCGCTCTTCCCTGAGCGCAAGGCGTACACGGTCAACTACCAGCTGTCGGACACCGAGGCCGCGCTCTACGAGGCGGTCACGCAGTACGTGAAGGAGGAGATGGGGAAGGCCGACCAGCTGGAGGGGCGCCAGAAGGGCTCCGTCGGCTTCGCGCTCACCACGCTCCAGCGCCGACTCGCGTCGAGCCCCGAGGCGATCTACCAGTCGCTCAAGCGGCGCCGCGAGCGCCTGGAGCGCCGGGTTAGCGAGGAGAAGATCGGCGCGCGCGGGCGCTCGGCCCTGGCCAGCGGTGCGCTTCCCGGGGGAGGCCGAGCGGGTGGCACCCAGGCAGGCGGCATCCAGCCGACCGGTTTCCTCGCCGGCAACGTCGACATCCCCGACGACGACGAGGATCTGACGGCGACCGAGCAGGAGTTCCTGGAGGAGACGCTGGTGGACGAGGCCACCGCGGCCCGCACCATCCAGGAGCTGGAAGCCGAGATCGAGAGCCTGCGCATCCTCGAAGCGCAGGCCAAGGCGGTCGTCGCG encodes:
- a CDS encoding type II secretion system F family protein, which codes for MPTFAYTARALNGDLRSATLDAPSRDDAVLMLKRMRLSVLKMDEASKKPKGGSKVPMRDIVIFTRQFSTMINAGLPLVQALDILAKQSEHKGLQQITKAVVFEVESGATVADAMRNHPKGFSDLYTNMVAAGEAGGILDTILMRLATFLEKNDRLVRKVKGAMVYPAVIMSVAALAIVILLWKVIPVFKDMFASVNMELPLPTRIVIGASAFLNDYWWAIGIGAFGLGVLIQRVYATPEGKLGIDKLMLKMPVLGDVLRKASVSRFTRTLGTLISSGVPILDGLEITARTAGNRVVQDAIMASRASIAGGDTIAAPLAKSNVFPPMVISMIAVGEQTGGLDEMLTKIADFYDDEVDAAVSALLSLLEPIMIVVLGVVVGGMIVAMYLPIFDMVNAVG
- a CDS encoding type IV pilus twitching motility protein PilT, with translation MTAPAATPPAAAQASVLQLNLRALLEEMVSRGASDLHITAGERPKLRIDGEIVNAMYESTLSPRDTMTLAYSVLTDNQKKRFEMEDELDFSFGIQNLARFRGNAFKQRGCVSLAVRQIPFTIKPLGDLGLPWPVANFADKPRGLILVTGPTGSGKSTTLAALLDKINKERRGHIITVEDPIEFVHRHQNCIVNQREVGTDTKSFSSALKYALREDPDVILIGEMRDLETIQAALTIAETGHLAFATLHTNSAAEAINRIIDVFPSHQQSQVRAQLSFVLEGIVTQTLIPKATGRGRVLAAEVLVVTPAIRALIRDDKVHQIYSLMQGGKKFGMQTLNDALYQLYLNKQVTADEAVRVTSHPNEFLQMIGRPQLDEAPTGPTSKQSMPPSMQKR
- a CDS encoding GspE/PulE family protein, whose protein sequence is MAAAPLSLVADHQRIGELLVKEGLVTREQVARALQEQQATGMRLGYCLVKQGAIEETTLVKTLARQYRMPAVDLARFEVDPRVLKLVPGELASKHLVFPLKRDGRTLTVALADPSNPGVLDDLKFITRYDIFPVVAGEFTLRALVEKHYESGDQQMQSLLAEISGDDGDVEIIESQEDEGGNGMAGVDEAPVVRLVNAILTEAVKRGASDIHVECFEHELRVRFRIDGALQEVMKPPMKLKPALISRLKIMSSLNIAERRVPQDGRLKIKVGKRVIDFRVSTLPTLFGEKIVLRILDKGNLTLDLETFGIEPAAEVALMEAISNPYGMVLVTGPTGSGKTTTLYSCLSKINVGDTNIMTAEDPVEYNLFGINQVQVRPEVGLTFAAALKAFLRQDPNVIMVGEIRDLETGGIAIKAALTGHLVLSTLHTNSAPETVTRLLDMGLEAFNVASAVNLVLAQRLVRRICPKCKVRRPVDPQELAAAKATPKTTLRELRFTQAALDNAKARATPEAAPLLTNITLDSTVSDLPWWKGNGCDHCGGTGLKGRQGLYEVMAMTGPLRKQVLKSADAAALRDLAIAEGMLTLRMDGWLKVIKGVTTLEQVIRETSA